One segment of Streptosporangium brasiliense DNA contains the following:
- a CDS encoding class I adenylate-forming enzyme family protein — protein MTVTHDQVQAQLTGPGQLFEMEEVAGHGGTVRTWKHAPGHFRALLETSRFHGDKVFLAYEDEHITYEEHFRRAATLARRLVEEYGVVKGDRVAIAMRNYPEWVIAFSAALAAGAVAVPLNAWWTAQELEYGLSDSGAKVLIADGERAAKLAGLAQSLIVARGEVPEGARAFEDVLGPVEAGVTLPPVELSPEDPATIFYTSGTTGRPKGALGSHRNLGQSPMTVAYSLLRSVVRAGQDPAESAGRRRVTLLTVPLFHVTGCFAVMTTTMFTGSGLVLMYKWDAGRALELIERERVTTFSGVPTNVWQLLSHPDLGKFDISSLNSLGYGGAPAPPKLLERITELLPSRSPSNGYGLTETTALTINNAGVDYLAKPDSIGLPVPVVEVRIADPLGDELPVGEVGELCLRGPNVILGYWNRPEATAETFIGGWLHTGDLARVDEEGFVFIVDRAKDMVIRGGENVYCAEVEAALFEHPAVDDVAVIGIPHDELGEEVGAVVRLASPASAEELQAFLRERIAAFKVPVRFWVRESELPRNPGGKILKTHLRKEVLGS, from the coding sequence ATGACTGTCACCCACGACCAGGTCCAGGCCCAGCTCACCGGTCCAGGACAGCTTTTCGAGATGGAGGAGGTCGCCGGTCACGGCGGCACCGTCCGGACGTGGAAGCACGCTCCGGGTCACTTCCGCGCGCTCCTCGAGACGAGCCGGTTCCACGGCGACAAGGTCTTCCTGGCCTACGAGGACGAGCACATCACCTACGAGGAGCACTTCCGGCGGGCGGCGACACTGGCACGGCGCCTGGTGGAGGAGTACGGCGTGGTCAAGGGCGACCGGGTCGCCATCGCCATGCGCAACTACCCGGAGTGGGTGATCGCCTTCTCCGCCGCGCTGGCCGCCGGGGCGGTGGCCGTGCCGCTCAACGCCTGGTGGACCGCGCAGGAGCTGGAGTACGGGCTGTCGGACTCCGGGGCGAAGGTGCTGATCGCCGACGGCGAGCGCGCCGCCAAGCTCGCCGGCCTGGCACAGTCCCTGATCGTGGCCCGGGGCGAGGTGCCCGAGGGCGCCCGCGCGTTCGAGGACGTGCTGGGCCCGGTGGAGGCCGGCGTGACGCTGCCGCCGGTCGAGCTCTCCCCGGAGGACCCGGCCACGATCTTCTACACCTCGGGCACCACCGGCCGCCCCAAAGGCGCCCTCGGCAGCCACCGCAACCTCGGCCAGTCCCCCATGACCGTCGCCTACAGCCTGCTGCGCAGCGTGGTGCGGGCGGGCCAGGACCCGGCGGAGTCGGCCGGCAGGCGCCGCGTCACCCTGCTCACCGTGCCGCTCTTCCACGTCACCGGCTGCTTCGCCGTGATGACCACCACCATGTTCACCGGCAGCGGCCTGGTGCTGATGTACAAGTGGGACGCCGGACGGGCCCTGGAGCTGATCGAGCGGGAGCGGGTCACCACGTTCAGCGGCGTGCCCACCAACGTGTGGCAGCTGCTGTCCCACCCCGACCTGGGCAAGTTCGACATCTCCAGCCTCAACTCCCTCGGGTACGGCGGCGCCCCGGCCCCGCCCAAGCTGCTGGAGCGCATCACCGAGCTGCTGCCCAGCCGCTCCCCCTCCAACGGGTACGGCCTGACCGAGACCACCGCGCTGACCATCAACAACGCCGGCGTGGACTACCTCGCCAAGCCCGACAGCATCGGCCTGCCGGTGCCCGTGGTCGAGGTGAGGATCGCCGACCCGCTCGGCGACGAGCTGCCGGTCGGCGAGGTCGGCGAGCTCTGCCTGCGCGGCCCGAACGTGATCCTCGGTTACTGGAACCGCCCCGAGGCCACCGCCGAGACCTTCATCGGCGGCTGGCTGCACACCGGCGACCTGGCGCGGGTGGACGAGGAGGGGTTCGTGTTCATCGTGGACCGGGCCAAGGACATGGTCATCCGCGGCGGTGAGAACGTCTACTGCGCCGAGGTGGAGGCCGCGCTGTTCGAGCATCCGGCGGTGGACGACGTCGCGGTGATCGGCATCCCCCACGACGAGCTGGGCGAGGAGGTCGGCGCGGTGGTACGGCTGGCGTCCCCGGCGAGCGCCGAGGAGCTGCAGGCCTTCCTGCGCGAGCGGATCGCGGCCTTCAAGGTCCCGGTCCGGTTCTGGGTCCGCGAGAGCGAACTCCCCCGCAACCCCGGCGGCAAGATCCTCAAGACCCACCTGCGCAAGGAGGTCCTGGGCTCCTGA
- the argC gene encoding N-acetyl-gamma-glutamyl-phosphate reductase, whose translation MRAAIAGASGYAGGELLRLLLSHPQIEIGALTAGSNAGAALGAHQPHLTPLADRILLDTTADTLGGHDLVFLALPHGQSAAVAEQLGEDTLVVDCGADFRLTDPAAWELFYGGVHAGAWPYGLPELPGQRDRLRATRRIAVPGCYPTAVTLALFPAFAAGLAGPDVVVVAATGTSGAGRSLKPHLLGSEVMGSVSAYGVGGVHRHTPEMEQNLSPLAGEPVKVSFTPMLAPMSRGILATCTVPARPGVTAQVLREAYEAASKDEPFLRLLPEGQWPATSMTLGANVAALQVTLDERAGRIVAVIAIDNLTKGTAGGAIQSANLALGLPEELGLPLNGVAP comes from the coding sequence ATGAGAGCGGCGATCGCCGGTGCCAGCGGCTATGCCGGGGGCGAGCTGCTGCGCCTGCTGCTGTCGCACCCCCAGATCGAGATCGGCGCGCTGACCGCGGGCTCCAACGCCGGCGCCGCGCTCGGCGCCCACCAGCCGCACCTGACCCCGCTGGCCGACCGGATCCTGCTGGACACCACGGCCGACACCCTCGGCGGCCACGACCTCGTCTTCCTCGCCCTCCCGCACGGCCAGTCCGCGGCCGTCGCCGAGCAGCTCGGCGAGGACACCCTCGTCGTCGACTGCGGCGCCGACTTCCGACTAACCGACCCCGCGGCCTGGGAGCTCTTCTACGGCGGCGTCCACGCGGGCGCCTGGCCCTACGGCCTGCCCGAGCTGCCCGGCCAGCGTGACAGGCTCCGCGCCACCAGGAGGATCGCCGTCCCCGGCTGCTACCCCACGGCCGTCACCCTGGCCCTGTTCCCCGCCTTCGCCGCGGGCCTGGCCGGGCCCGACGTGGTCGTGGTGGCCGCCACCGGCACCAGCGGAGCGGGCAGGTCGCTCAAGCCCCACCTGCTGGGCAGCGAGGTGATGGGCTCGGTCAGCGCCTACGGCGTCGGCGGCGTCCACCGGCACACCCCGGAGATGGAGCAGAACCTCTCCCCGCTGGCGGGCGAGCCGGTGAAGGTCTCCTTCACCCCCATGCTGGCCCCGATGAGCCGCGGCATCCTCGCCACCTGCACGGTCCCGGCCAGGCCCGGCGTCACCGCCCAGGTCCTGCGCGAGGCGTACGAGGCCGCGAGCAAGGACGAGCCGTTCCTGCGGCTGCTCCCGGAGGGGCAGTGGCCCGCGACCTCGATGACCCTCGGCGCCAACGTCGCCGCCCTCCAGGTGACCCTGGACGAGCGCGCCGGACGCATCGTCGCCGTCATCGCCATCGACAACCTGACCAAGGGCACCGCGGGAGGCGCGATCCAGAGCGCCAACCTCGCCCTCGGCCTGCCAGAAGAGCTCGGCCTGCCTCTCAATGGAGTTGCCCCATGA